Proteins encoded in a region of the Triplophysa rosa linkage group LG6, Trosa_1v2, whole genome shotgun sequence genome:
- the LOC130556045 gene encoding gamma-crystallin M2-like, whose translation MGRIVFYEERNFQGRSYECMGDCSDMSSYLSRSHSCRVESGCWMMYDHPNYMGNQYFFRRGEYADHTSMFGMSNSIRSCRMIPMHRGSYRMKIYERENFGGQMYELMDDCDSCMDRYRMSHCQSCHVMDGHWLMYEQPHYRGRMSYFRPGDYRSFSNMGGMKFMSMKRIMDSWY comes from the exons ATGGGAAGG ATTGTTTTCTATGAGGAGAGGAACTTCCAGGGTCGCTCTTATGAGTGTATGGGCGACTGTTCTGACATGTCCTCCTACCTGAGCCGCAGTCACTCCTGTAGAGTGGAGAGCGGATGCTGGATGATGTATGATCATCCCAACTACATGGGAAACCAGTATTTCTTTAGGAGGGGCGAGTACGCTGACCACACGTCTATGTTTGGAATGAGCAACAGTATCAGATCCTGCCGTATGATCCCCATG CACAGGGGATCCTACAGAATGAAGATCTATGAGAGGGAGAATTTTGGAGGTCAGATGTACGAGCTGATGGACGACTGTGACTCCTGCATGGACCGCTACCGTATGTCTCACTGCCAGTCCTGTCATGTGATGGATGGTCACTGGCTCATGTATGAGCAGCCCCACTACAGAGGCAGAATGTCGTATTTCAGGCCTGGAGATTACAGGAGCTTCAGTAATATG
- the LOC130556044 gene encoding gamma-crystallin M2-like, translating to MHGKVIFYEDRNFQGRSYECMSDCADMSSNLSRCHSCRVESGCFMMYDRTNYMGNQYFFKRGEYADYMSMFGMNDCIRSCRMIPMYRGSYRMRIYERENFGGQMYEMMDDCDNIMDRYRMSHCQSCHVMDGHWLMYEQPNYRGRMSYFRPGEYRSFSNMGGMRFMSMRRIMDSWY from the exons ATGCACGGAAAA GTCATCTTCTACGAGGACCGGAACTTCCAGGGTCGCTCTTACGAATGTATGAGCGACTGTGCTGACATGTCCTCCAACCTGAGCCGCTGTCACTCCTGTAGAGTGGAGAGTGGATGCTTCATGATGTATGACCGTACCAACTACATGGGAAACCAGTATTTCTTTAAGAGGGGCGAGTACGCTGACTACATGTCTATGTTTGGAATGAATGACTGCATCAGGTCCTGTCGTATGATCCCAATG TACAGGGGATCCTACAGAATGAGGATCTATGAGAGGGAGAACTTTGGAGGACAGATGTATGAGATGATGGATGACTGTGACAACATCATGGACCGCTACCGCATGTCTCACTGCCAGTCATGTCATGTGATGGACGGTCACTGGCTCATGTATGAGCAGCCCAACTACAGAGGCAGAATGTCGTACTTCAGGCCTGGAGAGTACAGGAGCTTCAGTAATATGGGTGGCATGAGATTCATGAGCATGAGGCGTATCATGGATTCCTGGTACTAA
- the LOC130556047 gene encoding gamma-crystallin M2-like produces MGKIIFYEDKNFQGRSYECSSDCADLHSHFSRCNSIQVESGSWMVYERPHFMGYQYFLCRGEYTDYQRWMGFNDCVRSCRMIPQHQGSFRMKIYERSDFGGQTMEFTDDCPSLYDRFHYNDIHSCNIQDGYWIFYEHPNYRGRQYLLRPGEYKRYSDWGAMSSRVGSIRHITI; encoded by the exons ATGGGGAAG ATCATCTTTTATGAAGACAAGAACTTCCAGGGCCGCTCCTATGAGTGCAGCAGTGACTGCGCTGATCTGCACTCTCATTTCAGCCGCTGTAACTCCATTCAGGTGGAGAGTGGAAGCTGGATGGTGTATGAGCGGCCACACTTTATGGGCTACCAGTACTTCCTGTGCAGGGGCGAGTACACTGACTATCAAAGATGGATGGGTTTCAACGACTGTGTCAGATCCTGTCGAATGATACCCCAA CACCAGGGATCCTTTAGAATGAAGATCTATGAACGTTCAGATTTCGGTGGTCAGACAATGGAGTTTACTGATGactgtccatccctttatgatcGCTTCCACTACAACGATATCCACTCCTGCAACATACAAGATGGATACTGGATCTTCTATGAGCACCCCAATTATAGAGGTAGACAGTACCTCCTGAGACCCGGCGAGTACAAACGGTACAGCGACTGGGGTGCCATGAGTTCAAGAGTTGGTTCTATCAGACATATTACTATCTGA
- the LOC130556043 gene encoding gamma-crystallin M1 produces MGKIIFYEERNFQGRNYECMSDCSDISSYLSRVGSIRVESSCFMIYERSGFMGNQFFLRRGEYHDIQRLMSMGMMFDNFRSCRMIPPYRGSFRMRIYERDNFGGQMYELMDDCDNIMDSFRMSDCQSCHVMEGHWLMYEQPHYRGRMIYFRPGEYRSFRDMGYSNMRFMSMRRISDMC; encoded by the exons ATGGGCAAG ATCATCTTCTACGAGGAAAGGAACTTCCAGGGTCGCAACTATGAGTGCATGAGTGACTGCTCCGATATTTCTTCATACCTGAGCCGCGTTGGTTCCATTAGGGTGGAAAGCAGTTGTTTCATGATTTATGAACGCAGTGGCTTCATGGGCAACCAGTTCttcctgaggaggggagagtaCCATGATATCCAGCGCCTGATGAGCATGGGCATGATGTTCGACAATTTCAGATCCTGTCGCATGATTCCTCCA TACAGAGGATCTTTCAGAATGAGGATCTATGAGAGGGATAATTTCGGAGGCCAGATGTACGAGCTGATGGATGACTGTGACAACATCATGGACAGTTTCCGTATGTCCGACTGCCAGTCCTGTCACGTGATGGAGGGTCACTGGCTCATGTATGAGCAGCCCCACTACAGAGGCAGAATGATTTACTTCAGGCCTGGAGAGTACAGGAGCTTCAGGGATATGGGATACAGCAACATGAGATTCATGAGCATGAGGCGTATCTCCGACATGTGCTAA